Below is a window of Nicotiana tabacum cultivar K326 chromosome 19, ASM71507v2, whole genome shotgun sequence DNA.
ATGTATGCAAGAGATACTGATTAAGTTTCAATCATGTAAGAAACCTTGTCAATATTTTCAGGCTCAAGACCACTCTGAAAGCGTTCCTGATAAGAATGAGCAATCCAATATCTGCTTGAGTCAGGTGTATGCACCTAAAAGTAGGAAGCAGATGATGAGGCCTTAACTGAGAAAAGTAGAATCATTGTCAAAGAGGCACAAGGAAACTATCGCTTACCTCATCAATCAAATAAATTTTACCATCAGCTCCCTTTCCAAATTCATATTTGGTGTCCACCAATATCAGACCATGATCTAATGCTACACGCTGCAATGTGAAGGTTAGTGAAGACAACTGAACAGCAAGGCATATTTATGCCTATAATATTGTCTAACTGCATTCTACAGCTAAGACAATATATACATCAGAAACTCTAACcattagtgttttaaaaggtTAAGGAGCAGGGCAGGTATTTTGCCTATCATGATATGGGCGTTAGCCCAACGAACTTTTTAAGTTTCaatacttttaaaaataagaagaatattccaaaatagattaaaatataaaaacttaTGGGAAATAGATTAAAACTTGTGAAAAGTTCCAAAGCAAATTATGTATGAGAATTGATTTAACTATCTATGTATAATAATAAATGTCGACTATGGGGCATGCCACATTTTTTTATAATAACAAAGAGGCATGCTACTTCTTTGTCCATACAGAATGGAACTTCGAAATTCCAAGATCGTCACTGTGGAAAATTAActaagaaaaaaggaagaaaagcttTGGTCTCCACAATCATTAACCTATTGCACAGCACAAACTAAAGCCATTTGATAAGAAACATCATGAAAGCTTGAAATTAAGGAACAGGGATGATATTGAAGTGAGATCATGCCATTATTGGTTCAGCGAATTTGAGTGAAAGAGACTGGTATTAACAAAAAGAAGCATGGTAAGAATACCAAGTAAAATAATTGATAAACATAATATAAACTGATTACCTGGCCAAACTCAAATAAGCTAATCGCCTTCCTACTCACTTCGTCATAATCAGCTTGAGTCATAAGCCCACGTTGAACTATCTGCAGTTTAAATTGCTCAGGACACTTAAGCCATCTTTGCTTACAACAAAGTTCAGCAATTTGGTAAAGACAACAAATGTGCAACAAGAGAAAAATCTAGTAGTATTATCATCTATTGTCTACTATAAGTTTTAGCTTGTCGGCCAAATATATTGCAGATAAAGTGTCATTCTCACTTCCAAATCAACATTTATTCTGTGTTATGACAGATATCAAAATCCCCAGGCTTTGGCATGAAAATGCTCAAAAAGCTAGAAAATCTGCCTATAATACCAAAGCGACCAACCAGATTCTGACAAATACCACCAAAATACCAAGATGCAAAACAGAAAGATGGAAATATAATCTTTCAAGAACGCGTCCAGCTAGTCATTTTTTCATAATTCATCCATTATATCTTATGCTAATTCTCATCAACTTTTaagaaattagctcattcttttataaaatagtaaatagaaataaagaaagactgGTAGAGAAGtaagaagtaaaagaaaaaaggagagttAAAATACAGACCTCGTCTGGTGTTACAGGAACATCATGATCTGCTGCTTTAGTCGTTGGAGTGAGTATATTTTCTTGAAGCTTTTGATTTTTCACCAAGCCTGTAAAACACGTTCATCTTGACCATAAGAACAAAAATCAAGGaaacaaataaaaagaagaagacaaaaaGCTAAATGAAAATGGTGgcattcatgcatttatacaaACCACACCATCTGGAAGGCTGTTGCCGCAATAATTCCGAAGCCCTTTATTGTAGACTGTCCAGAGTGATGTATCAGTGCTTCCAGTAACATACCCTCTTACTAGAAAAAGAAGATAATGTTAATATCTGAAGTCACGGCTTTGTTGATGTACAATAACAAGACAGTCACCAACAAACATAAACTAACATGAGAAGTAGATGCAAGGACCTAGTAACCTAATACAAAAAGCTTTGAGAAGTTATCGTTTATTTTTAATTCCACTAAAAGACACATTTGAAAACTTGAAAGCATACTTGTCAAAAATAAAATGGAAGCATAAAAATCAGATGCTTATTAGGAGGTTTTGAGCTTACATATTTAAAATGACATCTAAAAGATTTTCAATGGCATTAATTACTAAGAAGTAGCACGGGAAAAGAATATTACTGATGTATATTCACAATATAATACAAGAAGTCTTATTTATAACTATACTCTACATAGTACATATTACTCCTATTCCATGTGGGACTagacatacttatatatatatatatatatatatatatatatataactattacttatatatatataactatctAATAAATACAAAGACTCACCATTGATTAGGTCCCTTCCAAGCGCTAAGGATGCTTCAAATTGACATCTAAAAGAATTTCAATTGCACAAATTGCAAAGACTTACCTTCAGTTAGCACCCTTCCTCCCAAAGAGGAGAAAGGAAATGCTGAGGATGGTAGGATAGCTATAGTAGTGGCTCATATGTGATCCAGAGCGAGATTCAAACACGTAGCTAGTCCTTCAGCATTTTCCTCACAGTGAGAAATCATATGATAGTCCAACTATTATGTTCTCTAAACTATGTCAAATTTGTTCTTTGTTTTACCTCTTTTCTCCTTATTGGGAGGTGCGGGTCAAAGGCAAATCCAGGATTTGAACTTTATAGATTCGAGTATGGAATTCTAACACAACATTTGATTTAATAGGTTCGAAATCAATATATTGCACTTATTTAGTAAATTTTCTAACACATACAAAGTTCGAGCAAAAGCTATTTGAACCCATACCTTAACCTCTACATCCTCCCCccggtgggggtggggtgggggtgggagtTCGGTAAACCATGTTAAGCTTGTAAAGCCATAAAAGGAGAATTTTGCGACTAAACATATAAGCATCATAGAGCAAGAAGTGCCCAGATTGAGAATAACAAAGAGAGTTAACTTCCATTGTTTCTAAACATGCAGGTCCAGAAAATATAACACAAACTGATAATTTGGCTGACTTCAACAATTGCCTCACTACATGTAGTAGTGAGGAACCTAACCACACATAAAGCTCATTATATATTGGTCGAACAGTGAACTAATTTTGCAGATAATAACACTATAAGGTAGAAACTCACCAACAAACTCAACAGGGAAAACCGAACACTTCCTCGCAATAGTTACATTCCGATCAGGCACCGATACCACTGCATTAGGAGTAATATGTTGAGTCTTATTAAACCACCATAAACTTGTCTCATTAAGGACCTGCATACCCAGAGTGTAACTACGTTAAATATTGAAGATAGTGATCATATTATACTTATTACTAATTGAATAATATCAATACATTCTTCACATAAGCTACCTTGTAACGGGAATAATAAAAAAACTTTACCTGGCCTTTGAAGGGGATGGAAGCAAGAATTCTGTCAAATGCACTTTGCCTATCTGTTGTCACCATTACAAGGTAATCCCCTCCATCATATATATCTCTAACCTTCAAAGCGCATGAAATTTGTCATATGTGCATTCGAAAAAAAATCACATTTCACTACTatgaacatatattttttgatgAAGTcccattaagaaaataaaatcccTTTTAGCAAAACTATGCATTAACACTTCGGGACAATGTTCCAGCATCCCACATATTTATCTGTCACACGCTGCTAGCTAACAGAGAAAAAACATTAAATAGAAACACTAAAAGATAATCCCTCCATCATATACATCTATAATGTTCATACACACATGCAATTTGTCATATATACATCCGTGAATAAAACATACTCCCTTCAAAACTACGCATATAAATTTGGGATAAAGTCGTCGACGTTTCATCAAGAAGATAAAATCCATTTATCAAAACTATGCATTTAAACTTTTGGACAAAGTTCCAGCACCCTACATATTTATCTGTTACATTCTTCtaactaaaagagaaaaatacaagTATTAATATTTATTACCTTGCCtctgattttggacttgagtgcAGGTACAGTTAAATCAAGATGGGTTTCAGAGAGGCAATTAGATATTGAAGTTTTGATAGCGTTCATGACTTCTTCCTTGTGGTCATTGTCGGTTAACGCTATATGGGGTAGTGGGTTTTGCTGTTGGCTGGACATAGTGGATGAAGTGACTGATGGGTATTTCTTgaatttcaaaaattttcgaGATGCTGTTTGTGAGAATGAGAAGATTGGTTTACTGATAGAGTGAaggttagggtttagggttttgggaGGGTTTAAGGCTGGCAAATGATGTGCCATCGTTTTTCCCCTTCTTTCCTTTCTCCTTTCTGGGTTTTGTGCTGTGAGGGTTTAAACtttaaagacaagaaaagggaagaaggaaaaaagagaagaaataatatACGGAGGGTTGGTTTTCCTCAATTCCCTATTGAAAATAAGTAGTAACTCAATTTATTAGCTATTTGAGTTTTACTTTGTGAGTGATGACTTtataattcttcttcttttttcttcccctatccatatatataataatatactTAAAAAATACATAAAGGCCTGTTATCagtttttattattgttatatcacactaaatatatataaaaaaatattttcaataaaaatttaaTGAAACTGTAGTAGAAGCCAAGTATATTAGATGGCATCTTTCTTGTCATGTGATTGACTCATTAGCAACATTTATTCTATTATTAATTAGTTGGGGAAAAAATACAGCAAATTCTAGgtgatttggaaaattttaacAGCGAAAGCTGCAGTACAATTAGGGGTCCTTATTTTCTATAGATCCTTCTTCTAAATGGTCTCCATGTTATGCCTTACATTATCTTTAGAAAACAATTCACTGTAAAATCTTTGATACATCAGTCCCTATTTAAATCATGTTGTACTAAGTAAAACTCAAAAGCACTATATTTTGTTATGttaaaaatcaaagaaataagGTAGAGTTAGATATTACGTATAGTAGTTAGGAGATGAAACTTAAAATCACTTGAAAACTACAAACTTTCTTGGAAtagttctttttcaaaaataagaagCATCTCTCGCGAAATTTACTGCAAGCAAGTTATCTACTTTTTACGTATGATACGAGAATTTTGATGGGTTGGTTTTGTCATATTGATTGCTTATTTgctccttttgtttttttttcttggttTCCTCTTCATTCATTCTTTTATGTTAGATTTTCTTTCGATTGGTTTTTCTTTGTTTAGATAGGCGAGTACTGGGGTATAGGGACTAGGGATGTAGTAAGTTGTCAAAGAATAGGAATATAGAAAGGACATATTCTTGTAGAAATTAGTTGATTGTCACTTTCATTTTCACTAGTATTAACACTCACGCGGATTCGCGgacactaatcatgtcaaatattgaagttatttggattatatataaataatcttAAATTTTAAACTTTCTCGGTAAATATAGATAGTCATTGGATATTAATAaaaaacactacatgaaaaaaattaaccatttcttctaaatgtgactcattaatttgagtaagcaatcatgaggtcctcatgcctcacattttgttgtaagtgttgtgaaaattcaaatgaggtggtggttaatatgagattaattgatgacactggaattaattatgaacagcttttaaaaCCAGAGATGTGGTGTTGAGCAtccatatgatgtgcttcatgtcctgatatcattatgataatgcaatgcttgtaatgctgagattggtgttattgatatatactttgTGGTATTGTGTTGGGTTGTTGAAGTGTTggtaggagttgttttggtgttactctggcaggtggataggcccaattacaggggagactctgccgaaattttttgaaaaatttgggagttagtaaaatttagaggattgagatttgcaaaggaagagataagttatattatgtgtttgagggcgaatgatcctaagcggggagaatgtaacaccccagaaaatttttgaagtacttcaacactatcaagaaaattTATGTGTGcgtaggtgtcacgaccccaaattccctccgtaggatgtcgtgatggcacctaatctctaaaactaggtaagcctaacaatgcagaataataataaatatcttaaataaataaactacaattcaaacaatttcaactcccaaaactcggtagaaataaatcacaagcttataagaatttattctcaatgtctctatatatcaaggtctaaataaaatataaggaagtaacataaaatgatagaagggaactccagagtctgcggacgctggcagatatacctcgaagtctccgtacacaggtaactcactgacgtctaggctggtaagatgtaACTGGAATTtgcacaaaaaaatgtgcagaagcatagtatgagtataccacagcagtacccagtaagtgtcaagcctaacctcggtagagtagtgacgaggtcaggtgaggcactactggaatataataatggaatggtaaaatgtttaacaatatagtaaaataaaatgacactggaatgaatcaaatagtatgtcccatttaatgacaccaaataattgcaaataatatctcgtggaatcaaaacagaatttccttcaactttatgaaaatcacaacaattaatcgaaggcaactatggctataaatcaatattaacaagggcactaccgaggtaccgcctcgtagtcccaaattataaataatttcacaatatctcatttccttatatcaccgcgggagccttcacaatttatttaaagaaaatattttttttcgggaaatagcatcccgtgttttagccacccttatcacaccgcatgacttctagtagtcacccctactagccacgcgtatcaagccacccttatctcaccgcatgcgtatcaatatcacaatatatcacaatttgcacctcaaatgcccaatatttcaattttccacGAAAACAAATCTCacgaaaatatttaagaataaataattcaggaaaataatattccaaatttttaatacgttgcttcaatatcaaaattaaaaatgtcaaatactttatattaataatttttaattaaaaaaaatcaa
It encodes the following:
- the LOC107764068 gene encoding phosphoribosylaminoimidazole-succinocarboxamide synthase, chloroplastic-like, producing MAHHLPALNPPKTLNPNLHSISKPIFSFSQTASRKFLKFKKYPSVTSSTMSSQQQNPLPHIALTDNDHKEEVMNAIKTSISNCLSETHLDLTVPALKSKIRGKVRDIYDGGDYLVMVTTDRQSAFDRILASIPFKGQVLNETSLWWFNKTQHITPNAVVSVPDRNVTIARKCSVFPVEFVVRGYVTGSTDTSLWTVYNKGLRNYCGNSLPDGLVKNQKLQENILTPTTKAADHDVPVTPDEIVQRGLMTQADYDEVSRKAISLFEFGQRVALDHGLILVDTKYEFGKGADGKIYLIDEVHTPDSSRYWIAHSYQERFQSGLEPENIDKEFLRLWFKNHCNPYEDEVLPDAPEELVSELAWRYIFLFETITNSRFEMPGTKEPVHDRISRNVSQALSSLQ